A single window of Rubripirellula lacrimiformis DNA harbors:
- a CDS encoding tetratricopeptide repeat protein, with translation MKPLPLRICLAIVVAGVFCLPGCRAIARFGESRQSIAARRLSGQGFQAIHQGRWDIAESLFIDALQVSKADDRAHWGLAEAYWNRGERELAVQQMEQAVRLSARDPKFVERLGRMYLDVGRDADADAHSVLALQSKRDSPEAWCLRGDCLRAGGKDEEALAAYHRALALQPDYPEVQLHAAEIYLGQRRYDRLLATLDRLQDGVGIDGAPAQVDMLQGIAMRKLGRTDEARRCFVRAIQKNPDDAAPHLEIASLAIESGDAELARRSLAAANRLGTSSLEQIQQLDQLQDVQQRMASEPTPTSSIR, from the coding sequence ATGAAACCGCTGCCTCTTCGAATCTGCTTGGCGATTGTCGTGGCGGGGGTATTTTGCCTTCCCGGATGCCGCGCGATCGCAAGATTTGGCGAGAGTCGGCAATCGATCGCCGCTCGCCGACTATCCGGTCAGGGGTTCCAAGCCATCCACCAAGGTCGCTGGGACATCGCCGAGTCACTGTTCATCGACGCGCTGCAGGTTTCCAAAGCGGATGACCGGGCCCACTGGGGGTTGGCCGAAGCCTATTGGAATCGTGGCGAACGCGAATTGGCCGTCCAACAGATGGAACAAGCCGTCCGCCTCTCCGCTCGTGATCCCAAGTTCGTCGAACGACTGGGACGCATGTACCTTGACGTTGGGCGTGACGCCGACGCGGACGCCCACAGTGTGTTGGCGTTACAATCCAAGCGAGATTCGCCGGAAGCATGGTGCCTTCGCGGCGACTGCCTTCGCGCCGGCGGAAAGGACGAAGAGGCGCTTGCCGCCTATCATCGCGCTCTGGCTCTGCAGCCCGACTATCCCGAGGTCCAACTGCACGCGGCCGAGATCTACTTGGGCCAACGACGCTACGATCGGCTGTTGGCAACGCTGGACCGATTGCAGGACGGGGTAGGGATCGACGGCGCCCCAGCACAGGTCGATATGTTGCAGGGGATCGCGATGCGAAAACTTGGCCGCACAGACGAAGCCCGCCGCTGCTTTGTCCGCGCGATCCAAAAAAACCCCGACGACGCCGCACCTCACCTAGAGATCGCGTCGTTGGCGATCGAAAGTGGCGACGCAGAACTGGCCCGCCGATCACTGGCTGCCGCCAACCGACTGGGAACGTCGTCGTTGGAACAGATCCAACAGCTCGATCAACTGCAAGACGTTCAACAGCGGATGGCCAGCGAACCAACGCCCACGTCATCGATCCGCTAA
- a CDS encoding Fur family transcriptional regulator, which translates to MSASPESLQPLDVSLSPQERFEEYLQTRGLRQTSQRKFLIDRVFSEHDHFDADELIDRLPRRGEDNYVSPATVYRTLREFVDAGLLNSFQLDGRTVFELDYGYPQHDHLYCTRCRKLLEFQSETLMQIRDDVAADLGFRVASHRMIIQGVCRECSKNRRKKRKHDLV; encoded by the coding sequence GTGTCTGCTTCGCCCGAATCCCTGCAACCACTAGACGTCTCGCTCTCACCTCAAGAGCGATTCGAAGAATACCTGCAGACGCGTGGGCTCCGGCAGACAAGCCAGCGGAAATTTTTGATCGACCGCGTTTTTAGCGAACACGACCATTTCGACGCCGACGAATTGATCGACCGGCTGCCGCGTCGTGGGGAAGACAACTATGTCAGCCCTGCGACCGTGTATCGAACGCTACGTGAATTTGTCGATGCGGGGCTGCTGAACAGTTTCCAGTTGGACGGCCGAACGGTCTTTGAACTGGATTATGGCTATCCCCAGCATGACCATCTTTATTGCACCCGTTGTCGCAAGCTGCTGGAATTCCAGAGCGAAACGCTGATGCAGATCCGCGACGATGTGGCAGCCGACCTGGGTTTCCGCGTCGCCAGCCACCGGATGATCATTCAAGGCGTCTGTCGCGAATGCAGCAAGAACCGCCGCAAAAAACGCAAACACGACCTGGTCTAA
- a CDS encoding flagellar biosynthesis anti-sigma factor FlgM, whose protein sequence is MQIYGPFRVSTTQQTSGAQRTPAQAPPAPTGKPTATPVDQLDISSTSAAASTGINRLDGTSQVAGGGEIRIDRVAELRRQIADGSYETPEKMDAALDRMLDQFA, encoded by the coding sequence ATGCAGATTTACGGCCCTTTTCGGGTTTCTACGACCCAACAGACCTCCGGCGCCCAACGCACTCCGGCTCAGGCTCCGCCCGCACCGACGGGTAAGCCAACGGCCACCCCGGTGGATCAGTTGGACATTTCCAGCACCAGCGCGGCCGCATCGACAGGCATCAATCGCCTGGACGGCACCAGCCAAGTGGCCGGTGGCGGCGAAATTCGGATCGATCGAGTGGCTGAACTGAGGCGACAGATCGCCGACGGCAGCTACGAGACCCCCGAAAAGATGGATGCCGCCCTCGACCGAATGTTGGACCAGTTCGCCTGA
- a CDS encoding fused MFS/spermidine synthase, with protein MTSESSLPASPPKPEFGQPVCGHSLSSQPITRQPISIVWFAITTLLGAFLVFQVQPVISKCVLPWFGGTPAVWTTCMLFFQILLFGGYLYAHVLRSCFRPWLQGCIHLSLLCAAAFTLPIEPSDAWKPMGNESPILHLLWMLTVQVGLPYFVLSSTGPLIQAWLSYQDNSDRVYRLYALSNAGSLVALLSYPFLVEPVLSVSNQSMVWSLMFCGFVLVQGVVAIGLFRVSTAQQKSVTDTQNGSQSDTGGERSPAIGWQRRLIWIALPALASTMLLVVTNHVCQDVAVIPFLWVLPLSLYLVSFIICFDSPQWYKPKWIAAMTLIAILGIQAKTMLPGSLQLVVEVTMYMTMLLGVCLLCHGEVAGSKPSASDLTQYYALLSAGGAVGGLIVAVACPMLLNTAIELPFMLSLVTSLSFLLFFACRGWSRTDYDWSVAYRLRFGAVALMALPMISMAMAPGDETITSKRNFFGTLEVLRDDVGIRLVHGSTIHGMQRSGEGAHEPTTYYGRQSGIGRLIAAMQQSQPSMHMGVVGLGCGVLASYGRETDQFDMIEINPDVVEIANQHFSFLSHSPAISRIHLGDGRLVLERMTDQRFDLLVLDAFSSDAIPAHLLTREAIALYRDRLAPNGVLAIHVSNNHLDLVPLVHHLAHDAGLESRAVISEGDARLSTQHATWMLLGDRDDPIWGAPELETGQPADVSALADAPLWTDQRHNLVSVLRLW; from the coding sequence ATGACCTCCGAATCGTCACTTCCAGCATCACCCCCCAAACCGGAATTCGGGCAACCAGTTTGCGGGCATTCGCTATCGTCACAACCGATCACACGCCAACCGATCTCGATCGTCTGGTTCGCGATCACAACGCTACTGGGCGCCTTTCTGGTTTTTCAAGTCCAACCGGTGATCAGCAAGTGTGTGCTGCCCTGGTTCGGTGGAACCCCGGCGGTGTGGACGACCTGCATGCTGTTTTTTCAGATTCTGCTGTTCGGCGGTTACCTGTACGCGCACGTGCTGCGCAGTTGCTTTCGACCGTGGCTGCAAGGTTGCATTCACCTGTCGTTGTTGTGCGCAGCCGCATTCACTCTGCCGATCGAACCCTCCGATGCCTGGAAACCGATGGGCAACGAATCTCCCATCCTGCATCTGCTGTGGATGCTAACGGTGCAAGTCGGACTGCCGTACTTTGTCCTTTCCAGCACCGGCCCGCTGATCCAAGCGTGGCTCAGCTATCAAGACAATTCGGACCGCGTGTATCGCTTGTATGCACTGTCCAATGCCGGATCGTTGGTCGCGCTGCTTAGCTATCCATTCTTGGTCGAACCCGTCTTGTCGGTTTCCAATCAATCGATGGTTTGGTCGCTGATGTTCTGTGGATTTGTGCTGGTGCAAGGCGTCGTCGCGATCGGATTGTTTCGAGTTTCCACGGCACAACAAAAATCCGTTACCGACACGCAAAACGGTTCACAATCAGACACCGGCGGCGAGCGATCCCCCGCCATCGGCTGGCAACGGCGATTGATCTGGATCGCGCTGCCCGCGTTGGCATCAACGATGCTATTGGTGGTCACCAATCACGTTTGCCAGGACGTGGCCGTGATTCCATTCCTGTGGGTGCTGCCGCTAAGTCTGTACCTGGTCAGTTTCATCATCTGTTTCGATTCGCCACAGTGGTACAAACCCAAGTGGATCGCCGCGATGACTTTGATTGCCATTTTGGGCATCCAGGCGAAAACGATGTTGCCGGGATCTTTGCAATTGGTCGTCGAAGTCACGATGTACATGACGATGCTGCTTGGCGTATGCCTGCTGTGCCATGGCGAGGTTGCCGGATCCAAACCCAGCGCATCGGACCTAACCCAATACTACGCGTTGCTATCGGCCGGCGGCGCCGTCGGCGGGCTGATCGTTGCGGTAGCCTGCCCGATGCTGCTGAATACCGCGATCGAATTGCCGTTCATGTTGTCGCTGGTCACGTCGTTGTCGTTCCTGCTGTTCTTCGCCTGTCGTGGTTGGTCGCGGACCGACTATGACTGGTCCGTTGCCTATCGATTGCGTTTTGGTGCGGTCGCGTTGATGGCATTGCCGATGATCAGCATGGCAATGGCCCCCGGCGATGAAACCATCACGTCCAAACGCAACTTCTTTGGCACCTTGGAAGTCCTTCGAGACGATGTTGGCATTCGGCTGGTTCACGGCAGCACGATCCACGGAATGCAGCGGAGCGGCGAAGGCGCCCACGAACCGACCACCTACTACGGACGTCAAAGCGGAATTGGACGTTTGATCGCGGCGATGCAGCAATCCCAACCATCGATGCACATGGGAGTCGTGGGCCTGGGATGTGGCGTGCTGGCATCGTACGGTCGGGAAACCGATCAATTCGACATGATCGAAATCAACCCCGACGTCGTCGAGATCGCAAACCAACACTTTTCGTTTCTATCGCATAGCCCTGCCATCAGCCGGATTCATCTGGGGGACGGCCGGCTGGTGTTGGAACGAATGACTGACCAGCGATTCGACCTGTTGGTGCTAGACGCGTTCAGCAGCGATGCGATCCCCGCCCACCTGCTGACTCGCGAAGCGATCGCACTGTACCGCGACCGGCTTGCCCCCAACGGCGTGTTGGCCATCCACGTATCCAACAACCACCTAGATCTGGTACCGCTGGTCCACCATCTGGCACACGACGCGGGGCTCGAAAGCCGCGCCGTCATCAGCGAGGGCGACGCCCGTCTGTCCACTCAGCACGCCACCTGGATGCTGCTGGGCGATCGAGACGACCCGATCTGGGGTGCCCCCGAACTAGAAACGGGGCAGCCAGCCGACGTCTCCGCATTGGCCGATGCTCCCCTGTGGACCGACCAACGACACAACTTGGTCAGCGTCCTACGGCTTTGGTAA
- a CDS encoding cation diffusion facilitator family transporter: protein MSIQSPRDEASIRVRQRVYVDAGRAAVWGLGVNMVLVVLKLAGGIVLGSAALIADSVNSIGDVASAIAVRGALSVAQREEDDDHPYGHTKAESIAGLCVALLVTFSAGLLGLETLKRFGGELRVPSAAAGVIAAICALVKEVIYRYTQRVAKRLDSSALRAAAWDHRSDAWASAAVAVSLFSAPYVGTAAPYVDPIAAVCVCVLLVVTGIRIFSSTARELMDQQAGDEIVDRVREIGGRVDGVQDVEKLRVRKSGLEYFIEIHVQVEGHITVAEGHRIGHDVKDHLLIEMPRVRDVHVHIEPYDPRRG from the coding sequence TTGTCGATTCAGTCCCCCCGCGACGAAGCCTCGATCAGGGTCCGGCAACGGGTCTACGTGGATGCCGGTCGGGCGGCCGTTTGGGGGTTGGGCGTCAACATGGTGCTGGTGGTTTTGAAGCTAGCCGGCGGAATTGTTTTGGGGTCCGCTGCGTTGATCGCGGATTCCGTCAACTCGATCGGCGATGTGGCCAGTGCGATTGCGGTGCGCGGTGCCCTTAGCGTTGCCCAGCGGGAAGAAGACGACGACCATCCCTATGGCCATACCAAAGCCGAATCGATCGCGGGGCTGTGCGTCGCGTTGTTGGTGACCTTTAGCGCGGGGCTGCTGGGGCTGGAAACGTTGAAGCGTTTCGGCGGCGAACTGCGAGTTCCCTCGGCCGCGGCCGGCGTGATCGCTGCGATCTGTGCGTTGGTCAAAGAGGTCATTTATCGGTACACGCAGCGTGTGGCCAAGCGATTGGATTCGTCGGCGTTGCGGGCAGCCGCCTGGGACCATCGCAGCGATGCCTGGGCATCTGCCGCCGTCGCGGTGTCGCTATTTTCGGCACCCTACGTCGGTACCGCGGCGCCGTATGTCGACCCGATCGCGGCGGTGTGCGTCTGCGTTCTTTTGGTCGTGACCGGAATCCGGATCTTTTCGTCGACGGCCCGCGAATTGATGGACCAGCAAGCCGGGGACGAGATTGTCGATCGGGTGCGTGAGATCGGCGGGCGAGTCGACGGTGTCCAAGACGTCGAAAAGCTAAGAGTTCGCAAAAGTGGTCTCGAGTATTTCATCGAGATCCACGTGCAGGTCGAAGGGCACATCACGGTTGCCGAAGGCCATCGGATCGGACACGATGTGAAAGATCATCTGTTGATCGAAATGCCACGGGTGCGAGACGTCCACGTCCACATCGAACCCTACGATCCCCGCCGGGGCTGA
- a CDS encoding TIGR03960 family B12-binding radical SAM protein — protein MINHSRRKRLEARVWPHVQTPAQYVGGERNTVVKDHRQVRGKLCLGFPDAYTIGMSHHGLQVLYSLMNRRDDWCAERVFTPWPDMESLLRKHDIPLYSLETFTALSEFDVIGLSLQYEISSPNVLTMIDLGGIPLESTDRCIGDPLLLAGGPCCQNPEPVADYFDVLIIGDGEPTLPTVCDLWMDLKESYRRSDGTYATGQEGRDQRTEALAVVAKSIDSAYVPRFYEPEYANDRIVALHRNRDDVPETIAPSTISDLDGMPLPTQPIVPYIECVHDRIAVEIMRGCPHLCRFCQSTVIKRPLRTREVETIVDAAWESYQNTGYNEISILSLSSSDYPHFEHLVNRMHEVFKPHNVNISVPSLRVNDQLRTLPILLGSDRRRSMTLAPEVARDDMREQIRKKIKNTDLIEGCRVAFANGFDSVKLYFMCGLPGERPVDLEGIVDLAEQIATVGKEVNGRFARVTASVSNFVPKAHTPYQWNGMQRREYFKWAHQYMRARRRIRSVAIKCHDIETSLLEGVLSRGDRRMGKAIRLAWQRGARMDGWTEHMDPQRWWDAISDAGIDADKHIHEKYELMDKLPWDHVNVKFGRPYLEKEQGRATVQLAAMANAK, from the coding sequence ATGATCAACCATTCACGACGAAAACGACTCGAAGCTCGCGTTTGGCCTCACGTCCAAACCCCCGCACAGTATGTCGGCGGCGAACGAAACACGGTCGTCAAAGACCATCGCCAGGTTCGTGGCAAACTGTGTCTGGGGTTCCCCGACGCGTACACGATCGGGATGAGCCACCATGGGCTGCAAGTTCTGTATTCTCTGATGAACCGCCGCGACGACTGGTGTGCGGAGCGAGTTTTCACGCCCTGGCCAGACATGGAATCGCTGCTGCGGAAGCACGACATTCCCCTGTATAGCTTGGAAACATTCACCGCGTTATCCGAATTTGATGTGATCGGGCTGTCGTTGCAGTACGAAATCAGTTCGCCAAACGTGTTGACGATGATCGACCTAGGTGGGATCCCGCTGGAATCCACCGATCGCTGCATCGGCGATCCGCTGCTGTTGGCCGGCGGCCCTTGCTGCCAGAACCCTGAACCCGTGGCCGATTACTTTGACGTCCTGATCATCGGTGACGGCGAACCCACTTTGCCGACGGTTTGCGATCTGTGGATGGACCTCAAAGAAAGCTACCGCCGCAGCGACGGAACCTACGCGACCGGCCAAGAGGGCCGCGACCAACGCACCGAAGCCCTGGCCGTAGTGGCGAAATCCATCGACAGTGCCTACGTCCCGCGTTTCTATGAACCCGAATACGCCAACGACCGGATCGTTGCCCTGCATCGCAACCGGGATGACGTGCCCGAGACGATTGCACCTAGCACGATCAGCGACCTAGACGGAATGCCGCTGCCAACCCAACCGATCGTCCCCTACATCGAATGCGTGCACGATCGGATCGCGGTCGAGATCATGCGGGGCTGTCCACACCTGTGCCGATTCTGTCAAAGCACGGTCATCAAACGACCGCTACGTACCCGCGAAGTCGAAACGATTGTCGACGCCGCTTGGGAAAGTTATCAGAACACCGGGTACAACGAGATCAGCATCCTGTCGCTGTCCAGCAGCGACTATCCGCACTTCGAACATCTGGTCAATCGGATGCACGAAGTTTTCAAACCGCACAATGTCAACATCAGCGTTCCCAGCCTGCGAGTCAACGATCAGTTGCGGACGCTCCCCATCCTGCTTGGCAGCGATCGACGCCGCAGCATGACCTTGGCTCCCGAGGTGGCTCGCGATGACATGCGTGAACAGATCCGCAAAAAGATCAAGAACACGGACCTGATCGAAGGTTGCCGCGTTGCCTTTGCCAACGGATTCGACAGCGTCAAACTGTACTTCATGTGTGGATTGCCGGGGGAACGCCCGGTCGACCTGGAAGGCATCGTCGACTTGGCCGAACAGATCGCCACCGTCGGCAAAGAAGTCAACGGCCGTTTTGCTCGAGTCACCGCCAGCGTGTCGAACTTTGTTCCCAAGGCGCACACGCCTTACCAGTGGAACGGAATGCAGCGACGCGAGTACTTCAAATGGGCACACCAATACATGCGTGCCCGTCGTCGTATCCGCAGCGTCGCGATCAAGTGCCACGACATCGAAACCAGCCTACTGGAAGGCGTGCTCAGCCGTGGTGATCGGCGGATGGGCAAAGCGATTCGGTTGGCGTGGCAGCGCGGTGCCCGCATGGACGGATGGACCGAACATATGGATCCACAGCGTTGGTGGGATGCGATCAGCGACGCCGGTATCGATGCCGACAAACACATCCACGAAAAGTACGAATTGATGGACAAATTGCCCTGGGATCACGTGAACGTGAAGTTCGGGCGTCCGTATTTGGAAAAAGAGCAGGGCAGGGCGACCGTCCAATTGGCCGCGATGGCCAACGCTAAATAG
- the nirD gene encoding nitrite reductase small subunit NirD has translation MSEFEVVGKVADFEDNVGQAVPVDGRMVAVFRKGDQWYAIDDLCPHMGASLAEGHVEDHSVTCPWHAWRFCIKDGTWEDNPRVKVDSFEVKIDGDDVLVREIPKVDAKEDENED, from the coding sequence GTGAGTGAATTTGAAGTGGTCGGAAAAGTCGCTGATTTCGAAGACAACGTAGGCCAAGCGGTCCCGGTGGATGGACGGATGGTCGCGGTATTTCGCAAAGGCGACCAGTGGTACGCGATCGACGACCTGTGCCCCCACATGGGTGCATCATTGGCCGAAGGGCATGTCGAAGATCACAGCGTGACCTGCCCCTGGCATGCTTGGCGGTTTTGCATCAAAGACGGCACCTGGGAAGACAACCCGCGTGTCAAAGTCGACTCATTCGAGGTCAAGATCGACGGGGACGATGTGCTGGTGCGAGAAATTCCTAAGGTGGACGCGAAAGAAGACGAGAACGAGGACTGA
- the trpB gene encoding tryptophan synthase subunit beta, producing MTNPTAHASAAVPDSRGRFGDFGGRFVPETLTRALDQLTEEYDKAKKDPEFQRELSGLLKTFVGRPSPLYHAKRMTEAVGGAQIWLKREDLNHTGAHKINNTLGQALLTLRMGKNRVIAETGAGQHGVASATACAHFGLPCTVYMGAEDIRRQKPNVFSMKLMGANICPVESGSKTLRDAVNEAMRDWMSSVENTHYIIGSVIGPHPFPMMVRDFQAIIGRETREQCCDTFDRLPDCVVACVGGGSNAAGMFYPFIEDEGVRLVGVEAGGRGHHPGDHASPLTFGSPGVLHGSYSYVMQDEDGQTCDVHSMSAGLDYPGVGPEHSYWKDTGRVDYLECDDSAAMDAFDKLARSEGIIAALESSHAIARAMTLAADMSPKEHLVVCLSGRGDKDAMEIARLRGETW from the coding sequence ATGACCAACCCCACCGCCCACGCTTCGGCCGCCGTCCCCGACTCTCGCGGACGCTTCGGCGATTTCGGCGGTCGCTTCGTCCCCGAAACCTTGACTCGGGCGCTGGACCAGTTGACCGAGGAATATGACAAAGCCAAAAAAGACCCGGAATTCCAACGTGAATTGAGCGGTCTGCTGAAGACTTTTGTCGGTCGCCCCAGCCCGCTGTACCACGCAAAACGAATGACCGAAGCGGTTGGCGGCGCCCAAATCTGGCTCAAACGCGAAGACCTCAATCACACCGGGGCTCACAAGATCAACAACACCCTGGGCCAGGCACTGCTGACCCTGCGGATGGGAAAGAACCGCGTGATCGCCGAAACCGGCGCCGGCCAGCATGGCGTGGCCAGCGCCACCGCATGCGCCCACTTCGGCCTGCCATGCACCGTTTACATGGGTGCCGAAGACATCCGCCGGCAAAAGCCGAACGTCTTCAGCATGAAGCTGATGGGGGCCAATATCTGCCCGGTCGAAAGTGGATCAAAGACGCTTCGCGATGCGGTCAACGAAGCGATGCGTGACTGGATGTCGTCGGTCGAAAACACGCACTACATCATCGGCAGCGTGATCGGCCCGCACCCGTTCCCGATGATGGTCCGCGATTTCCAAGCGATCATTGGTCGCGAAACTCGCGAACAATGCTGTGACACGTTCGACCGGTTGCCCGATTGTGTTGTTGCCTGTGTTGGCGGCGGATCGAACGCGGCGGGCATGTTCTATCCGTTCATTGAAGACGAGGGCGTCCGGTTGGTGGGTGTCGAAGCAGGCGGTCGCGGCCACCACCCCGGCGACCATGCATCCCCGCTGACTTTCGGCAGCCCCGGCGTGCTGCACGGCAGTTACAGCTATGTGATGCAGGACGAAGACGGGCAAACCTGCGACGTTCATTCCATGAGCGCTGGATTGGACTACCCCGGTGTGGGCCCCGAACACAGCTATTGGAAAGACACCGGCCGAGTCGACTATCTGGAATGCGATGACTCCGCAGCCATGGACGCGTTCGACAAATTGGCACGCAGCGAAGGAATCATCGCGGCCCTAGAATCGTCGCACGCGATCGCTCGGGCCATGACCTTGGCGGCCGATATGTCGCCGAAAGAACACCTGGTCGTTTGCCTGTCCGGACGCGGCGACAAGGACGCGATGGAAATCGCACGCCTGCGCGGCGAAACCTGGTAA
- the mutM gene encoding bifunctional DNA-formamidopyrimidine glycosylase/DNA-(apurinic or apyrimidinic site) lyase, producing the protein MPELPEVETMRRGVLPIVGSRIESVERPPCLRRPILMKPRIDAIDRRLQGKQITDIGRRGKRVMVGIEDGQVIVIEPRMTGLVLLADPPTTDHLRLRVTLSGGPSEQLLFWDRRGLGTVRLLRANEIATVVDARLGVDALQITADQLQTKLRASRRPIKVALLDQSAVAGIGNLYAAEILYLAGVDPRARCDRLTKPQWKRIQQATGEVLELAIQHEGSTLSDGTYRNALNDAGGYQNYHRVYDRAGKPCRRCDSGDIQRIVQGQRSTFFCPVCQRKSGLHPSVHA; encoded by the coding sequence GTGCCTGAGCTTCCTGAAGTCGAAACGATGCGTCGCGGAGTCTTGCCGATCGTCGGTAGCCGCATTGAATCGGTCGAACGTCCGCCCTGTCTGCGGCGACCGATTTTGATGAAGCCGCGAATCGATGCGATCGATCGCCGTTTGCAGGGGAAACAGATCACCGATATCGGCCGCCGAGGCAAGCGGGTGATGGTCGGGATCGAGGACGGTCAGGTGATCGTGATCGAGCCGCGCATGACCGGATTGGTGCTGTTGGCCGATCCGCCGACGACCGATCACTTGCGTCTGCGGGTGACCCTGTCGGGTGGGCCCAGCGAGCAACTGTTGTTCTGGGACCGCCGCGGGTTGGGGACGGTGCGACTGCTGCGAGCCAACGAAATTGCCACGGTGGTCGATGCCAGGTTGGGCGTCGATGCGCTGCAGATCACGGCCGATCAGCTGCAAACCAAACTGCGTGCTAGTCGCCGACCGATCAAGGTTGCCCTGTTGGACCAATCCGCCGTGGCGGGCATTGGGAACTTGTACGCAGCCGAAATTCTGTACCTGGCCGGTGTCGATCCGCGGGCACGCTGCGACCGGTTGACCAAACCGCAGTGGAAGCGGATCCAGCAAGCGACCGGCGAAGTGCTGGAATTAGCCATCCAACACGAAGGCAGTACGCTTAGTGACGGGACCTATCGCAACGCTTTGAACGATGCCGGCGGGTACCAAAACTATCACCGTGTCTACGATCGGGCCGGCAAACCCTGCCGACGCTGCGATTCGGGCGACATCCAGCGGATTGTTCAGGGCCAACGGAGTACGTTTTTCTGCCCCGTTTGCCAGCGAAAAAGCGGACTTCACCCGAGCGTCCACGCCTAG
- a CDS encoding prenyltransferase/squalene oxidase repeat-containing protein has product MAASDDRRGRWDDSITKGLDWLSRTQSSRGQWNTQVYPTAMASLAGTAMIASGSTTTQGPYAKELARASDFLISKARGNGLIGDPQTDSRYTYGHGFSMLFLSQILGEEGLLDRREELVDVLTKAAEFSGNAQTAAGGWGYVSAREGNDFDEGSTTITQVQGLRGCRNAGIPVSAKIIDSAKDYIYGCKNPDGGISYSSRQKGSSRPAITAAALAALYNAGDYDSEHVPEMLEYTKGQLHDISDGTRAFGHWHYTYLYYSQVVYRQGDELWKPFRDRLYDRIVSEQRPDGFWEGQIHPVYVTACNLIMMQLDRGYLPIYQR; this is encoded by the coding sequence ATGGCAGCATCCGACGACCGACGCGGTCGTTGGGACGATTCGATCACCAAGGGGCTCGATTGGCTCAGCCGTACCCAGTCCTCACGCGGGCAATGGAACACGCAGGTTTATCCGACCGCGATGGCGTCGCTTGCCGGCACCGCGATGATCGCCAGTGGCAGCACCACCACGCAGGGGCCCTACGCCAAAGAACTGGCACGGGCATCCGACTTTCTGATCAGCAAGGCTCGTGGCAATGGATTGATCGGCGACCCGCAAACCGATTCTCGCTATACCTACGGTCACGGTTTTTCGATGCTGTTCCTGTCCCAGATTTTGGGCGAAGAGGGACTGCTGGACCGCCGTGAAGAATTGGTGGATGTGTTGACCAAGGCTGCGGAGTTCAGCGGGAACGCACAGACTGCTGCCGGTGGATGGGGATATGTTTCGGCTCGGGAAGGCAACGATTTCGACGAAGGGTCCACCACCATCACCCAAGTCCAAGGGTTGCGGGGATGTCGAAACGCCGGGATTCCGGTCAGCGCCAAAATCATCGACTCGGCCAAAGACTACATCTATGGCTGCAAGAATCCCGACGGTGGTATCAGCTATAGCAGTCGCCAAAAAGGCAGCAGTCGGCCCGCGATCACCGCCGCCGCATTGGCTGCGCTTTACAACGCCGGTGACTACGACAGCGAACATGTTCCCGAAATGCTGGAATACACCAAGGGCCAGCTCCACGACATCAGCGACGGTACCCGTGCGTTCGGGCACTGGCACTACACCTATCTGTACTACAGCCAAGTCGTCTATCGCCAAGGCGACGAACTTTGGAAACCTTTCCGCGATCGGCTATACGATCGGATCGTCAGCGAACAGCGTCCTGACGGGTTCTGGGAAGGCCAGATTCATCCGGTCTATGTGACCGCCTGCAACCTGATCATGATGCAGTTGGATCGCGGATACCTGCCGATCTACCAACGCTAA